From a single Capsicum annuum cultivar UCD-10X-F1 chromosome 12, UCD10Xv1.1, whole genome shotgun sequence genomic region:
- the LOC107851203 gene encoding receptor-like protein 9DC3, whose translation MKLDLSFVTFSGNLPEYLSNFTRIEDLNLKRNFLNGSIPSSMLSLPSLRKVVLSGNYFSGQLEDFKSNSLVWIDLRNNQLQGQVPKSIQNLENLTTLDLSFDNFSGNVDISLFSNLKHLWYLSLSYNNISLINEKEVEFTLPESLERLELAACEVTKIEFLRSAKQLEELDLSNNKLQGRVPDWAWSNRMFSLKSLILSHNMLTSIDSIPLQSVEIIDLRSNLLQGSLPNPGNSTRLFFISQNNLIGEIPLSICNLRLLKVLDLARNNLTGEIPECLGDIIHLEVLDMHRNNLSGSLPATFITESSLRSFNLHDNKLKGKIPQSLANCKELQVVDLGDNQLNDTFPMWSGALPKLQVLILRSNKLHGSIRTSRIGNMFPKLRIIDLSYNAFSGILPVSLFQHLKAMRTIDQTKKLPAYLGDRYYHDSITIATKGLKLELVRILTIYTTIDLSSNKFEGHIPHIMGDFIALRVLNLSHNALEGHIPPSLGSLSVVESFDLSFNQLSGEIPQQLASLTSLAFLNLSYNHLRGCIPQGAQFSTFEKYSYGGNDGLRGFPVSKGCGNGVSETNYTESAVDDEESNSEFWSDFWKAALMGYGSGLCIGLSITYFMISTGNPKWLARIIEALEYMIMVRQRKKQGRKGNYRRRNNHF comes from the coding sequence ATGAAGTTAGATCTCTCTTTCGTAACATTTTCTGGTAATTTGCCTGAATATCTTTCTAATTTCACCCGCATAGAGGATTTGAATCTTAAAAGAAACTTCCTGAATGGATCAATACCATCTAGTATGTTGTCTCTTCCATCACTACGCAAAGTAGTCTTGAGTGGTAACTACTTTTCTGGTCAGCTTGAGGATTTCAAGTCCAATTCACTAGTCTGGATTGATTTAAGAAATAATCAGCTGCAAGGCCAGGTTCCCAAGTCAATTCAAAACCTTGAGAACCTAACAACCCTTGATCTCTCCTTCGATAATTTTAGTGGAAATGTGGATATCAGCTTATTTTCAAATCTCAAACATCTTTGGTATCTTAGTCtttcatataataatatatcattgATCAATGAGAAGGAAGTTGAATTTACTTTGCCCGAATCTCTTGAAAGGTTAGAATTGGCAGCATGTGAAGTGacaaaaattgagtttttaagaTCTGCAAAGCAGCTTGAGGAGTTGgatctttcaaataataagcttcAAGGAAGAGTTCCAGATTGGGCATGGTCTAACCGGATGTTCTCATTGAAAAGTCTTATTTTATCCCACAACATGCTAACAAGTATTGATTCAATTCCTCTTCAGTCTGTAGAAATCattgatttgaggtccaattTGCTTCAAGGTTCATTACCTAATCCGGGAAATTCCACAAGGCTTTTCTTCATATCACAAAATAATCTCATTGGAGAGATCCCTTTGTCTATTTGCAATTTGAGATTATTAAAAGTTCTAGATTTGGCGAGAAACAACTTGACGGGAGAAATTCCGGAATGTTTGGGTGATATCATTCATCTCGAGGTTTTGGATATGCACCGCAACAATCTTTCTGGGTCTCTTCCAGCAACTTTCATCACTGAAAGCTCACTTAGAAGCTTCAACTTGCATGACAATAAACTAAAGGGGAAAATTCCCCAATCTTTGGCTAATTGCAAAGAGTTGCAAGTTGTTGATTTAGGCGATAATCAACTCAACGACACATTCCCCATGTGGTCGGGAGCTCTGCCAAAGCTGCAGGTTTTAATCTTGAGATCAAACAAATTGCACGGATCCATCAGAACTTCAAGGATTGGAAACATGTTTCCCAAGCTTAGAATCATAGATCTATCCTACAATGCCTTCTCGGGAATCTTACCGGTGAGTCTGTTTCAACATTTGAAAGCCATGAGGacaattgatcaaacaaaaaAGTTACCAGCATATCTTGGAGACAGGTATTACCATGATTCTATTACAATTGCAACCAAGGGACTGAAGCTTGAACTTGTCAGAATTTTGACTATTTACACCACCATTGATCTTTCAAGTAACAAATTTGAAGGACATATTCCACACATTATGGGAGATTTTATTGCACTTCGGGTGCTAAATTTATCTCATAATGCGTTGGAAGGTCATATACCACCATCACTTGGAAGTTTATCTGTAGTTGAATCATTTGACCTTTCATTTAACCAGCTTTCGGGAGAGATACCACAACAACTTGCTTCTCTTACATCTCTTGCATTCTTAAATTTGTCCTACAATCATCTTCGAGGATGCATCCCTCAAGGAGCTCAATTCTCAACATTTGAGAAATATTCATATGGAGGCAATGATGGATTACGTGGATTCCCAGTTTCGAAAGGTTGTGGCAATGGTGTGTCAGAGACAAATTATACTGAATCCGCAGTAGATGATGAAGAAAGCAATTCTGAATTTTGGAGTGATTTTTGGAAAGCTGCTCTCATGGGGTATGGAAGTGGACTATGTATTGGTTTATCCATAACATATTTCATGATTTCAACTGGAAACCCTAAATGGCTTGCAAGAATCATTGAAGCGCTGGAATATATGATTATGGTGAGACAGAGAAAGAAGCAGGGAAGGAAAGGGAATTACAGAAGAAGAAATAATCATTTCTAG